A genomic segment from Solenopsis invicta isolate M01_SB chromosome 5, UNIL_Sinv_3.0, whole genome shotgun sequence encodes:
- the LOC105198556 gene encoding signal-induced proliferation-associated 1-like protein 2 isoform X1: protein MIASLSMNGGGSGGSRVGRGLALHRSNSSLELPHSPDPASRVPETPLRREYGSHGSIDVVAQSITGGENFFAMLQDFRPADQRGAVTGDYLRRVHQQDGSGQPLDVDEVCGPTGAGSSPKLRLKLNRLWGGKPPRAMEETCTSPVVSADVEERHRRRAFAHYDCQSLTANLGYAAKLRGILLARRRNTATGASAASALRASTPDETPEEDAGDGKGNDLLESCPFFRNEIGGEGEREVGLTRCAQGNGIHRPSLSYGVSVLEPPPGETLWKNTCPLQKRPLPIESVDEGAHYYRRYFLGREHQNWFGMDDQLGPVAISIRKDVNQYRVIVRTSELLTLRGSVPEEALGIRPQGRPPTRELLELVAPEVQLGCLRLGTPAAEEALARLDEQGLSNRYKVGVLYCRTGQRTEEEMYNNQHAGPAFLEFLDTIGQRIRLRGFEGYKAGLDTRTDSTGTHAVAATHRGTEVTFHVSTMLPFTPNNRQQLLRKRHIGNDIVTIVFQEPGALPFSPRRIRSQFQHVFIVVRAINPCTENTQYSVAVSRSKEVPIFGPPVPQGATFTKGKAFADFILAKVVNAENAAHRSEKFATMATRTRQEYLKDLTTNYTSTTVVDTGQKFSMLSFSSKKKTAVRPRLSCDASQRGSICWQVILEESNQNTDCYLGISIDTIVLIEEHSRQIVFVTPCVSVLGWHAQTNSLRLYHHQGECITIHVRGDYGERDELMEIVARLRAVTQGAPASELSLKRNSLGQLGFHVQPDGVVTQVESMGLSWQAGLRQASRLVEICKVAVSTLSHDQMVDLLKTSAQVTVTVIPPTNDGSPRRGCTLQNCHYLSNNYEGDYENVTSADNTPSQQTAMSHQRRYDRSFSPPRSSNSSGYGTGSSSRSFNDPRFPLEGTMTSSSSGHSSADDRCISCFRYELLEPQDQDGGHRPDGTPPPLPVRQNYAVTPSKSSQKKDKTHYASAKQLVDSSKHREHGHEHYTGKENNYVSSKIMQENARHENYQRQLDNAHRAQDHVTTNYVKLQKERYEIKQENLYTSQRELHKNDVQHHGHQKLSTSNSLPLAHNAIYSLPKSGSNNNLGRYNEYEQSGGKYDYETPTKSERNSKYEMQEEKAIERPPAKYEHDVRAHDKRLGYEYPEDIYERRNSKYDMELAKYEMECQHSSNERKHNNDSNGDHSRDTMKYEMPHDFKVGEKVTCLKTSMSERPVPHKVNVEYRQSKDFPASLPPEMRISDVNCPEVTTMPSEDELSNGSGSVSPRLRRANKHRGGNRTPSSGSSRNQSPRPKPGMRNSHRNSANLTSSTLQEDLMRLINPDYIADDSQIINNNLVNSVMSPNQNSNKMNNNMLEIQNRCRSRENLCGNSTSTLSVLPANGQENGNNGSEVILTMARPATVISNASTASSPAPSENKLSKEERLSPRVTKPLHPIMKPHNNLTPIKDVKTHNDANVDCWKNQHADSNRSAKQHPQEWTDDRLIDGCNANANPVSDLQSHLSTLELRMARETRLRISLEDEVRRLRDENRRLQESESLRLSLEDENRRLKDENHVAAQQLRRFTEWFFQTMDN from the exons ATGATCGCGAGTCTGTCAATGAATGGTGGCGGCAGTGGAGGGAGCCGCGTGGGTCGTGGATTGGCCCTTCACAGGTCCAATTCCAGCCTGGAGCTTCCGCACAGTCCGGATCCTGCCTCCAGGGTGCCAGAGACGCCTCTCAGAAGGGAGTATGGTTCCCATG GAAGCATCGACGTAGTTGCGCAGTCCATCACGGGCGGCGAGAACTTCTTCGCTATGCTGCAGGACTTTCGACCAGCGGACCAGCGCGGCGCCGTCACCGGTGACTATCTGCGTCGCGTTCATCAGCAGGACGGATCCGGCCAGCCGCTCGACGTCGACGAGGTCTGCGGCCCCACCGGCGCCGGTTCCAGTCCGAAGCTGCGACTGAAGCTGAACAGACTGTGGGGCGGTAAGCCGCCGCGGGCGATGGAGGAGACGTGCACCAGCCCGGTGGTGTCGGCCGACGTGGAGGAGCGGCACCGGAGACGCGCCTTCGCCCATTACGACTGCCAGTCGTTGACGGCGAATCTCGGCTACGCCGCGAAGCTCCGGGGGATTCTCTTGGCTAGAAGGAGAAACACGGCCACTGGGGCATCCGCCGCCAGTGCTCTGAGAGCATCCACACCCGACGAGACTCCCGAGGAGGATGCGGGCGATGGGAAAG GTAATGACTTGCTGGAGTCGTGCCCTTTCTTCCGCAACGAGATCGGCGGAGAGGGCGAACGCGAGGTCGGCCTCACTCGCTGCGCCCAGGGCAACGGAATTCACAGACCGTCATTGTCTTACGGTGTCTCTGTATTGGAGCCACCGCCCGGTGAGACTTTGTGGAAAAATACTTGTCCACTACAGAAACGGCCCCTGCCCATTGAGAGTGTTGACGAGGGGGCCCACTACTACCGCCGATACTTCCTCG GGCGAGAACATCAGAACTGGTTCGGCATGGACGATCAGCTGGGGCCGGTGGCCATCAGCATCCGGAAAGATGTCAATCAGTACCGCGTGATTGTGCGCACGTCGGAGTTATTAACATTGCGCGGCTCCGTGCCGGAGGAGGCCCTCGGCATTAGGCCGCAAGGCCGGCCGCCCACCAGGGAGCTCCTGGAGCTTGTCGCGCCGGAGGTGCAATTAGGCTGTCTGAGGCTCGGCACACCCGCCGCCGAGGAAGCGCTGGCTAGGTTGGACGAGCAGGGATTGTCCAACAGGTACAAAGTCGGCGTGTTGTACTGCCGAACCGGTCAGAGGACCGAAGAGGAGATGTACAACAACCAGCACGCCGGCCCAGCCTTCCTGGAGTTCCTGGACACCATTG GCCAAAGAATAAGACTGCGAGGATTCGAGGGTTACAAGGCCGGACTGGACACCAGAACCGACTCGACGGGTACGCACGCGGTAGCGGCGACGCATCGCGGGACGGAAGTCACCTTTCACGTGTCCACCATGCTACCGTTCACGCCTAATAACCGGCAGCAGCTGCTGAGGAAGAGGCACATCGGAAATGACATAGTCACGATAGTTTTTCAG GAACCTGGTGCGTTACCATTCAGTCCGCGAAGGATACGCTCTCAGTTCCAACACGTGTTCATCGTTGTGCGAGCCATAAATCCTTGCACCGAAAACACGCAGTATAGCGTGGCGGTGTCCAGGAGCAAAGAGGTGCCCATCTTTGGACCTCCTGTTCCGCAAGGTGCAACGTTCACAAAGGGAAAGGCTTTCGCAGACTTTATCCTAGCGAAGGTTGTAAACGCTGAAAATGCGGCTCACAG ATCTGAAAAGTTCGCTACAATGGCTACGAGGACGAGACAAGAATATCTGAAGGATCTTACTACAAATTATACTAGCACAACAGTTGTCGACACAGGCCAGAAATTCT CGATGCTGTCCTTCAGCAGCAAGAAGAAGACAGCGGTGCGACCGAGACTTTCCTGCGACGCGTCTCAACGTGGCTCGATTTGCTGGCAAGTTATACTCGAGGAGAGCAATCAGAATACCGATTGTTACTTAGGCATAAGCATAGACACTATCGTGTTGATCGAGGAACACTCCAGGCAGATAGTATTTGTCACCCCATGCGTGAGCGTACTCGGATGGCACGCCCAAACAAACAG TTTAAGATTGTATCATCATCAAGGCGAATGCATTACCATACACGTACGCGGTGATTATGGCGAGAGGGACGAGTTAATGGAAATTGTGGCTCGGCTGCGTGCCGTAACTCAAGGCGCACCAGCCTCCGAGCTGTCCTTGAAGAGAAACAGCCTCGGACAGTTGGGTTTCCACGTTCAGCCCGACGGCGTCGTGACACAGGTCGAAAGTATGGGGTTGTCGTGGCAGGCGGGCCTGAGACAAGCCTCCAGGCTGGTTGAGATTTGCAAGGTGGCTGTATCGACCTTGAGTCACGATCAGATGGTCGATCTACTAAAGACTAGCGCCCAGGTCACCGTCACCGTAATACCGCCAACCAATGACGGAAGTCCGCGAAG aGGGTGCACGCTGCAAAATTGTCATTACCTGTCGAATAATTATGAAGGGGATTATGAGAATGTAACCAGTGCGGATAACACGCCGAGTCAGCAAACAGCGATGTCGCATCAACGGCGATACGATCGATCGTTCAGTCCGCCGCGATCAAGCAACAGCTCCGGGTACGGTACTGGATCGAGCTCTAGATCGTTCAACGATCCACGGTTTCCGTTGGAGGGTACAATGACTAGCAGCAGTAGCGGACACAGTAGTGCCGATGATCGTTG CATTTCTTGTTTCAGGTACGAGCTTCTTGAACCGCAGGATCAAGACGGCGGTCATCGTCCGGACGGCACGCCGCCTCCGTTACCTGTGCGACAGAACTATGCCGTAACACCCAGCAAGTCCAGCCAAAAGAAGGACAAAACTCATTACGCCAGCGCCAAACAACTCGTGGACAGTTCAAAGCACCGCGAGCATGGTCACGAGCATTACACGGGGAAGGAGAACAATTATGTGTCGTCGAAAATAATGCAGGAGAACGCGCGACACGAGAATTATCAGCGGCAGCTAGACAATGCGCATCGCGCTCAGGATCACGTAACAACGAATTACGTGAAGCTTCAGAAAGAGCGGTATGAGATCAAGCAGGAAAATTTGTACACGTCTCAAAGGGAGCTCCACAAGAACGACGTGCAACATCATGGTCATCAGAAGCTTAGCACATCAAATTCTTTGCCGTTGGCGCACAATGCCATTTACAGCCTGCCAAAGTCTGGTAGCAATAACAATCTCGGCAGGTACAATGAGTACGAACAATCTGGCGGCAAGTACGACTACGAGACACCCACAAAATCGGAAAGAAACTCAAAGTATGAGATGCAGGAAGAGAAGGCAATCGAACGACCGCCGGCCAAGTACGAGCACGACGTACGAGCTCACGACAAGAGACTCGGCTACGAATATCCGGAGGACATTTACGAGAGGAGAAACAGCAAGTACGACATGGAATTGGCCAAATACGAGATGGAGTGTCAGCACAGTAGTAATGAGAGGAAGCACAACAACGACAGCAACGGAGACCACAGTCGAGATACCATGAAGTACGAGATGCCGCACGACTTTAAAGTAGGCGAGAAGGTCACCTGCCTGAAGACCAGCATGTCAGAGCGACCAGTGCCTCACAAAGTGAACGTCGAATACCGACAGTCCAAGGACTTCCCGGCGAGTCTGCCGCCGGAAATGAGGATATCGGACGTCAATTGCCCAGAAGTAACCACGATGCCCAGCGAGGACGAGTTGTCAAATGGCTCGGGCAGCGTGTCGCCGAGACTGCGACGTGCCAACAAACATCGCGGTGGCAATCGTACTCCGTCCAGCGGCAGCTCCAGGAACCAGAGTCCACGACCTAAGCCGGGTATGAGGAACTCGCATCGGAATTCCGCGAACCTGACGTCCAGCACGCTGCAAGAGGACCTCATGAGATTGATCAATCCCGACTATATCGCCGATGACAGCCAGATCATCAACAATAACCTTGTGAATAGCGTGATGAGCCCGAATCAAAACTCAAACAAGATGAACAACAATATGTTGGAGATCCAGAATAGGTGCAGGTCCAGGGAGAATCTGTGCGGCAACAGCACGTCCACCTTGAGCGTGTTGCCGGCGAATGGACAAGAAAACGGAAATAATGGATCGGAAGTGATCTTGACGATGGCCAGACCAGCCACAGTGATATCAAATGCCAGCACTGCATCCAGTCCGGCTCCGAGCGAGAATAAGTTGTCGAAAGAGGAAAG ATTATCGCCACGTGTTACGAAACCGCTTCATCCGATCATGAAACCGCACAATAATCTAACGCCGATCAAAGACGTGAAGACTCACAACGACGCCAACGTGGATTGCTGGAAGAATCAACATGCAGATTCTAACAGATCGGCGAAGCAGCATCCTCAAGAATGGACCGATGACAGGCTCATCGATGGATGCAATGCGAACGC AAATCCCGTTTCGGACTTGCAGTCTCATCTATCCACTCTTGAGCTGAGAATGGCGAGAGAGACGCGTCTGCGAATCTCGTTGGAGGACGAGGTGCGCCGATTGCGCGACGAGAATCGACGTTTGCAGGAGTCCGAGAGCCTGCGACTCTCCTTGGAGGACGAGAACCGCCGTCTGAAGGATGAGAATCACGTGGCCGCGCAACAACTCCGGCGCTTCACGGAATGGTTCTTTCAAACGATGGATAATTAa